Proteins from a single region of Gossypium arboreum isolate Shixiya-1 chromosome 1, ASM2569848v2, whole genome shotgun sequence:
- the LOC108481621 gene encoding SKP1-like protein 1A — MSVMATETNKITLLTADEEEFVVDEAIAMEFGTVKTYYEDNPDSCDEAIPLPNVTSKYLAKVIEYYKWHVEHRARKAPKPEEDEEAKAFDEALFNTLDNEGMKQMIMAANYLDAKDLLEMLTQAVADRIKNKSVEYVRKVFGIENDYTPEEEAELRKQNEWAFEDLDPDDN; from the exons ATGTCAGTTATGGCGACGGAGACGAATAAAATCACCCTTCTAACGGCGGATGAAGAGGAATTCGTAGTGGATGAAGCCATAGCGATGGAGTTCGGCACGGTGAAGACGTACTACGAGGACAATCCAGACTCGTGCGATGAAGCCATTCCACTCCCCAACGTGACATCCAAATACTTGGCAAAAGTGATCGAATACTACAAGTGGCATGTAGAGCATCGAGCTAGGAAAGCACCGAAACCG GAGGAAGACGAGGAAGCGAAGGCGTTTGATGAAGCGCTGTTCAATACGCTGGACAACGAGGGAATGAAACAGATGATAATGGCGGCTAACTATCTGGATGCAAAAGATCTGCTTGAAATGCTGACGCAAGCAGTGGCGGATAGGATAAAAAATAAGAGTGTGGAATATGTTAGGAAGGTTTTCGGGATCGAGAACGATTATACGCCAGAGGAAGAGGCTGAGCTTAGGAAACAGAATGAATGGGCTTTCGAAGATTTGGATCCCGACGATAATTGA